The following are encoded together in the Longimicrobium sp. genome:
- a CDS encoding response regulator, protein MPAATKRLLWVDDEIDLLRPHLLLMQGRGYHVDAASNGDDAIELVRGRGYDLILLDEQMPGRTGMEVLDEIRRIDPRVPVVMVTKSEEDRTMTEAIGRRVADYLVKPTSPRQVLSVVTRLLEGGQLQQQVTAREFTQRFRDLMGERNAYRGWRQWRDTYSELVDWELRLRGAGETGLLASLETLLDDFRREFCKFVCDDYGHWTSGDEERPPLSVDIVPEYLAPLLGPDRSALFIIIDCLRLDQWRTLVPLLEPLAQVEEALYYSILPTATPFSRNAIFSGLYPDGLAERMPGWWGREGEGSLNNLEAELFREHVQRVAGKRVPVHYEKVFDAGDGEQMLKRLPGYLSQPGVTALVFNFVDMLTHGRSESSVLLEVARDKEALRALTRQWFERSEALTAIREALRHRVPVLVTTD, encoded by the coding sequence ATGCCGGCCGCGACGAAACGACTGCTCTGGGTAGACGACGAGATCGACCTCCTGCGCCCGCACCTGCTGCTGATGCAGGGGCGGGGCTATCACGTCGATGCCGCCTCGAACGGTGACGACGCCATCGAGCTGGTGCGCGGGCGGGGCTACGACCTGATCCTGCTGGACGAGCAGATGCCCGGACGCACCGGCATGGAGGTGCTGGACGAAATCCGCCGCATCGACCCGCGCGTGCCCGTGGTGATGGTCACCAAGAGCGAGGAAGACCGCACCATGACCGAGGCCATCGGCCGGCGGGTGGCGGACTACCTGGTGAAGCCCACCTCGCCCCGGCAGGTGCTCTCCGTCGTCACCCGGCTGCTGGAAGGCGGCCAGCTTCAGCAGCAGGTGACCGCGCGCGAGTTCACCCAGCGGTTCCGCGACCTGATGGGCGAGCGCAACGCCTATCGCGGGTGGCGGCAGTGGCGCGACACCTACTCCGAACTGGTGGACTGGGAGCTGCGCCTGCGCGGCGCCGGCGAAACGGGGCTGCTGGCATCGCTGGAGACGCTGCTGGACGACTTTCGCCGCGAGTTCTGCAAGTTCGTCTGCGACGACTACGGCCACTGGACGTCGGGCGACGAAGAGCGCCCGCCGCTCTCGGTCGACATCGTTCCCGAGTACCTGGCGCCGTTGCTGGGGCCGGACCGATCGGCGCTGTTCATCATCATAGACTGCCTGCGCCTGGACCAGTGGCGCACGCTGGTGCCCCTGCTGGAGCCGCTGGCCCAGGTAGAAGAGGCGCTGTACTACTCCATCCTGCCCACCGCCACGCCCTTCTCGCGCAACGCCATCTTCTCCGGGCTGTACCCCGACGGCCTGGCCGAGCGCATGCCCGGGTGGTGGGGGCGCGAGGGTGAGGGCAGCCTGAACAACCTGGAAGCCGAGCTGTTCCGCGAGCACGTGCAGCGCGTGGCGGGAAAGCGCGTGCCCGTGCACTACGAAAAGGTGTTCGACGCGGGCGACGGCGAGCAGATGCTGAAGCGGCTCCCCGGTTACCTGTCGCAGCCGGGGGTGACGGCGCTGGTGTTCAACTTCGTGGACATGCTCACCCACGGCCGGTCGGAGTCGTCGGTGCTGCTGGAGGTGGCGCGCGACAAGGAGGCCCTGCGCGCGCTGACGCGCCAGTGGTTCGAGCGGTCCGAGGCGCTCACCGCCATCCGCGAGGCGCTGCGCCACCGCGTGCCCGTGCTGGTGACCACGGAC
- a CDS encoding helix-turn-helix transcriptional regulator has protein sequence MMVHHDIAPSNQLHVDVSRIGSSQVRNALRDTFAHLGYRYFEFDAFWPLFSTGEAQRIPTNSLICGDLSHIVRAYTSTQKHRWIAAIRETRPHILAFVRTKADHFYAPWVDDLVRTSDLRVSVCRYSQGSRISLANCVNEAVSSLDPESILDVRYSRSDHSLWIAFGDGLSGSVQPRDIGFDDPLELCLETATVAPYHSGVQVLDRGGDLVDIDGGSLRAVLDGAFAQKILLQAESSNRQIGERLKGHRLTAGVTQVQLAERSGLDQAIISKLERGKHQPRWDTIQRYANGLGVAPESLLA, from the coding sequence ATGATGGTTCACCACGATATCGCTCCGAGCAACCAGCTCCACGTCGACGTTTCGCGGATCGGCAGTTCCCAGGTGCGGAACGCGCTGCGGGACACGTTCGCTCACCTGGGATATCGCTACTTCGAGTTCGACGCGTTCTGGCCGCTGTTCTCCACCGGCGAGGCGCAGCGCATCCCCACGAACTCACTCATATGCGGCGACCTGTCGCACATCGTGCGTGCCTATACGTCGACGCAGAAGCACCGCTGGATTGCCGCCATCCGCGAAACGCGGCCGCACATCCTGGCCTTCGTTCGCACCAAGGCAGACCACTTCTACGCACCGTGGGTAGATGACCTGGTGCGGACCTCGGACCTGCGGGTCTCGGTCTGCCGCTACTCTCAAGGGTCCCGCATCTCCCTGGCGAACTGCGTCAACGAAGCGGTTTCGTCGCTGGACCCGGAATCCATCCTCGACGTCAGGTATTCGCGCTCCGACCACTCTCTCTGGATCGCCTTTGGTGACGGGCTGAGCGGCTCCGTCCAGCCGAGAGACATCGGCTTCGACGATCCCCTGGAGTTGTGCCTGGAGACGGCGACCGTCGCGCCGTACCACAGCGGTGTGCAGGTGCTCGACCGCGGTGGCGACCTGGTCGACATCGACGGAGGCTCGCTTCGCGCCGTGCTCGACGGCGCCTTCGCGCAGAAAATTCTGCTGCAGGCGGAGTCATCCAATCGCCAGATCGGCGAGCGGCTGAAGGGCCACCGGCTGACAGCCGGCGTCACACAGGTGCAGCTCGCGGAACGAAGCGGGCTGGACCAGGCAATCATCTCCAAGCTGGAGCGCGGAAAGCATCAGCCGCGGTGGGATACCATCCAGCGATACGCAAACGGGCTGGGCGTTGCGCCGGAGAGCCTGCTCGCGTGA